One Acinetobacter pullicarnis genomic region harbors:
- the cyoA gene encoding ubiquinol oxidase subunit II yields the protein MRQTILAVLSLSTLAALLTGCGGDLVLLNSKGPVAAGQSNLMMTAIYLMLLVVIPSVLMALWFGWKFRASNKEAVYEPTWAHSTKIEIVVWGVPVIIIAILAGLTWWGSHQYDPYRPVKADGKAPVNIQVVAEAYKWVFIYPDENIATINEMRFPEKTPVSLRITSNFTMNSFFIPQLAGQIYAMAGMQTHLNFLADDVGVFRGFSSNYSGYGFSQMRFKAYSVTDTEYKDWVAAIKAGNGATVNADAVQKGLLDQAEFATLRDGHRGIHQIEAIVARAVTPEEKAEAAKIEADGVYPTKPHPVTYYSSVEPKLFESVINQYMSNYHGADHTAQAAGPHDNAETQVNVNQSTASVGE from the coding sequence ATGAGACAAACAATTTTAGCTGTATTGTCTTTATCAACGCTTGCCGCACTCTTAACAGGATGTGGTGGTGACTTAGTACTTCTAAACTCAAAAGGTCCAGTCGCAGCAGGTCAAAGTAACCTGATGATGACTGCGATTTATCTAATGCTTTTGGTGGTTATACCATCTGTTCTTATGGCATTGTGGTTTGGTTGGAAATTTCGCGCGTCGAATAAAGAAGCAGTCTATGAACCGACATGGGCACACTCAACAAAGATTGAAATCGTTGTATGGGGTGTACCGGTCATTATTATTGCTATTCTAGCTGGATTAACATGGTGGGGTTCTCACCAGTATGATCCGTATCGTCCAGTGAAAGCTGATGGTAAAGCACCTGTAAATATTCAAGTCGTTGCTGAAGCTTATAAATGGGTATTTATTTATCCAGACGAGAATATTGCCACAATTAACGAAATGCGCTTCCCAGAGAAGACGCCTGTTAGTTTACGCATAACCTCTAACTTTACGATGAACTCATTCTTCATCCCACAGTTAGCTGGTCAAATTTATGCGATGGCGGGTATGCAGACTCACCTTAATTTCTTAGCCGACGATGTTGGCGTATTCCGTGGTTTTTCTTCAAACTACAGTGGATATGGTTTCTCACAAATGCGTTTCAAAGCGTACAGCGTGACTGATACAGAATATAAAGATTGGGTTGCTGCTATCAAAGCGGGTAATGGTGCAACTGTGAATGCAGATGCAGTTCAAAAAGGTCTTTTAGATCAAGCAGAATTTGCAACCTTACGTGATGGTCATCGTGGTATACATCAGATCGAAGCGATTGTTGCTCGTGCCGTAACGCCAGAAGAGAAAGCTGAAGCAGCAAAAATCGAAGCTGATGGTGTCTATCCAACGAAGCCACATCCAGTGACGTATTATTCTTCAGTTGAACCTAAATTGTTCGAATCTGTTATTAACCAATACATGAGTAATTATCATGGTGCTGATCATACTGCGCAAGCAGCAGGTCCTCACGATAATGCAGAAACTCAAGTCAATGTTAATCAGTCGACTGCTTCTGTAGGGGAATAA
- a CDS encoding RDD family protein → MQIYLARNNQQAGPYSLEQINQMLASQQVLLTDLAWHQGMNEWKALGELTQGKLVYEPTGATPAATPPFQPNTQTAQATPNTAHRSSEIKQNAGALPLASLGTRFFAKVLDLLLWLPAAFIPYLLLGVDSRLQLLEIQGKYLTVTDTAQALQLQTELVHLLFTQEAFIGMSVYIVLMLAVQAFLLFKTGQSIGKKMLGLKIVDAETNGKASLNQVFILRSLVFIILNISLMVLNLMPFIAVIDIVFAFNPQRQTLHDKLAKTKVVKL, encoded by the coding sequence ATGCAAATTTACTTGGCGCGCAATAATCAACAAGCTGGCCCATATAGCCTAGAGCAAATCAATCAAATGTTGGCCTCTCAGCAGGTACTCCTTACCGATTTAGCATGGCATCAAGGCATGAATGAATGGAAAGCTTTAGGTGAATTGACCCAAGGGAAACTTGTGTATGAACCAACAGGTGCAACACCTGCTGCAACGCCCCCTTTCCAACCGAATACCCAAACAGCACAAGCAACGCCTAATACGGCACATCGCAGTAGTGAAATCAAACAAAATGCTGGCGCACTCCCTCTTGCCAGTCTGGGCACCCGCTTTTTCGCCAAAGTACTTGATTTACTGCTATGGCTACCCGCTGCATTTATTCCTTATTTACTTTTGGGTGTTGATTCACGCTTACAACTTCTCGAAATTCAAGGCAAATACCTCACGGTTACGGACACAGCCCAAGCGCTACAGCTCCAAACAGAACTCGTGCATTTATTGTTTACCCAAGAAGCATTTATTGGAATGTCGGTCTATATCGTACTGATGTTGGCTGTCCAAGCCTTTCTTTTGTTCAAAACAGGACAAAGTATTGGTAAAAAAATGCTCGGGCTTAAAATCGTCGATGCAGAAACCAATGGTAAGGCAAGTTTAAATCAGGTCTTCATATTACGTAGTTTGGTGTTTATTATTTTAAATATCTCACTGATGGTACTTAATCTAATGCCCTTCATTGCAGTCATCGATATTGTGTTTGCATTTAACCCACAACGTCAAACCTTACATGACAAGTTGGCTAAAACCAAAGTTGTAAAGCTCTAA
- the ppsA gene encoding phosphoenolpyruvate synthase, with translation MEARVIGLEKLGKHDVEIVGGKNSSLGEMISHLANAGVSVPGGFATTAEAYREFLEQSGLNAKIKAELDQLNVDDVNALAASGAKIRQWIVDTPLTPGLEKEVRDAFTALSNGNPDIAVAVRSSATAEDLPEASFAGQQETFLNIRGIDNVLIAIKEVFASLYNDRAISYRVHQNFAHDIVALSAGIQRMVRSETGSAGVMFTLDTESGFRDVVFITASYGLGEMVVQGAVNPDEFYISKPLLNAGKHAVIRRNLGSKHQKMVYGEEGSTAKSVVVVDVEKPERQQFALNDFELQELARQALIIEKHYDAPMDIEWAKDGDDGQLYIVQARPETVKSRENVGTMERYLLKQKGNVLCEGRSIGQRIGSGRVRIVTSIKEMDKVQPGDVLVSDMTDPDWEPVMKRAAAIVTNRGGRTCHAAIIARELGVPAIVGCGNATEVLTDGQEVTVSCAEGDTGFIYEGALDFEIQRNSIESMPKLAFKIMMNVGNPDRAFDFAQMPNEGIGLARLEFIINRMIGVHPKALLNIDSLPRETRAAVLARTAGYASPIEFYVEKLVEGISTLAAAFADKPVIVRMSDFKSNEYANLIGGKLYEPEEENPMLGFRGASRYVSDNFRDCFELECRALKKARDEMGLTNIQIMIPFVRTVAEAKRVIELLALNGLKRGENGLKVIMMCELPTNALLAEQFLEHFDGFSIGSNDLTQLTLGLDRDSGIVSHLFDERDPAVKALLSMAIHACRKAGKYVGICGQGPSDHPDLALWLMEQGIDSVSLNPDSVLDTWFFLAEEKTKQDK, from the coding sequence TTGGAAGCACGCGTAATCGGTCTGGAAAAACTAGGGAAACACGACGTTGAGATCGTGGGTGGTAAAAACTCTTCCCTTGGAGAAATGATCAGTCATTTAGCAAATGCTGGTGTATCTGTCCCAGGTGGCTTTGCAACAACTGCTGAGGCTTACCGCGAATTCCTTGAACAAAGTGGTTTAAATGCCAAAATTAAAGCTGAGTTAGATCAACTCAACGTTGATGATGTCAATGCCTTGGCTGCCTCAGGCGCCAAAATTCGCCAATGGATTGTTGACACTCCACTGACGCCAGGACTTGAAAAAGAAGTTCGCGATGCATTTACAGCACTGTCTAATGGCAATCCAGATATTGCTGTTGCAGTTCGCTCTTCAGCAACTGCAGAAGATTTACCAGAAGCATCTTTTGCCGGTCAACAAGAAACCTTCTTAAATATTCGCGGCATCGACAATGTCCTGATTGCAATTAAAGAAGTCTTTGCGTCTTTATATAATGACCGTGCAATTTCTTACCGCGTCCATCAAAACTTTGCACACGACATCGTTGCGTTATCTGCGGGTATTCAACGCATGGTACGTTCAGAGACGGGTTCTGCTGGTGTCATGTTTACACTTGATACCGAATCTGGTTTCCGTGATGTCGTCTTTATTACTGCGTCTTATGGTTTGGGTGAAATGGTGGTTCAAGGGGCGGTAAACCCTGATGAATTCTATATTTCAAAACCACTGTTAAATGCTGGTAAGCATGCCGTGATTCGTCGCAACTTGGGCTCTAAGCACCAAAAAATGGTTTATGGCGAAGAAGGCTCTACCGCAAAATCTGTTGTCGTGGTTGATGTTGAAAAACCTGAGCGTCAACAATTTGCACTCAATGATTTCGAGCTTCAAGAATTGGCGCGTCAAGCACTCATTATTGAAAAACATTATGATGCGCCAATGGACATCGAATGGGCGAAAGACGGTGATGACGGCCAACTTTATATTGTACAGGCACGTCCTGAAACAGTGAAAAGCCGTGAAAACGTAGGCACCATGGAACGCTACTTGCTCAAACAAAAAGGCAATGTATTGTGTGAAGGCCGTTCAATTGGTCAACGCATTGGTTCTGGTCGTGTACGTATTGTCACTTCAATCAAAGAAATGGACAAAGTACAACCAGGTGATGTACTCGTTTCAGACATGACGGATCCAGACTGGGAACCGGTCATGAAACGTGCTGCAGCGATTGTCACTAACCGTGGTGGTCGTACCTGTCACGCTGCAATTATTGCACGTGAACTTGGTGTCCCTGCAATCGTTGGTTGTGGTAATGCCACTGAAGTCTTGACTGATGGTCAAGAAGTGACTGTGTCTTGTGCTGAAGGCGATACGGGCTTCATTTATGAAGGCGCATTAGATTTTGAAATTCAGCGTAACTCAATTGAGTCTATGCCGAAACTTGCTTTCAAAATTATGATGAACGTCGGTAACCCTGACCGTGCTTTCGATTTTGCGCAAATGCCAAACGAAGGGATCGGCCTTGCACGTTTAGAATTCATCATCAACCGTATGATTGGTGTGCATCCTAAAGCCTTACTCAACATCGATAGCCTACCACGCGAAACACGTGCTGCTGTCCTTGCACGTACTGCGGGTTATGCTTCTCCAATCGAGTTCTATGTTGAAAAACTGGTTGAAGGTATTTCAACACTTGCAGCTGCATTTGCAGACAAACCTGTCATCGTTCGTATGTCAGATTTTAAATCAAATGAATATGCAAACCTGATTGGCGGTAAGTTATACGAGCCAGAAGAAGAAAACCCAATGTTGGGCTTCCGTGGTGCGAGCCGTTATGTTTCTGACAATTTCCGTGATTGTTTTGAACTTGAATGCCGTGCATTGAAAAAAGCCCGTGACGAAATGGGCTTAACCAATATTCAAATCATGATCCCATTTGTGCGTACTGTTGCTGAAGCAAAACGCGTCATTGAATTGCTTGCACTCAATGGTCTAAAACGTGGTGAGAATGGCCTAAAAGTCATCATGATGTGTGAATTACCAACCAATGCATTATTGGCTGAGCAATTCCTTGAACATTTTGATGGTTTCTCTATTGGTTCAAATGACTTAACGCAATTGACCCTTGGTTTAGACCGTGACTCTGGTATTGTTTCTCATCTATTTGATGAGCGTGATCCAGCGGTTAAAGCACTGCTTTCAATGGCGATTCATGCATGTCGTAAAGCTGGCAAATATGTTGGTATTTGTGGTCAAGGCCCGTCAGATCATCCTGACCTAGCGCTTTGGTTAATGGAGCAAGGAATTGACTCAGTTTCCTTAAATCCAGACTCTGTTCTAGACACTTGGTTCTTCCTCGCTGAAGAAAAGACTAAACAAGACAAATAA
- the ppsR gene encoding posphoenolpyruvate synthetase regulatory kinase/phosphorylase PpsR: MTESKQIKRSVFFISDGTAITAETLGHSLLAQFPNVDFDIHIIPYISTEEAAMEVVADINRCADKDGQMPLVFDTLVDPYVRDIINTAHAVNLDVFEGLISKLSDVLGTIPTTLVGQTHAVTDSEYYKARIDAVHFALDNDDGARTRHYDKADLILIGVSRSGKTPTSIYLSLQFGIRVANYPLTEEDLDDNRLPAVLKAHKNKLFGLMIDAERLVAIRSERKANSRYASFSQCQMELRAVEGIFISEGIKYLNVSEMSIEEISTRVLQMAGLKRRIG; this comes from the coding sequence ATGACAGAAAGTAAACAAATAAAGCGAAGTGTCTTTTTTATTTCCGATGGCACTGCAATTACTGCAGAAACCTTAGGTCATTCATTGCTCGCGCAGTTTCCAAATGTAGATTTTGATATTCACATTATTCCTTATATCAGTACCGAAGAAGCGGCAATGGAAGTGGTGGCCGATATTAACCGCTGTGCCGATAAAGACGGGCAAATGCCGTTGGTATTTGATACCTTGGTTGACCCTTATGTACGCGATATTATTAACACCGCGCATGCAGTTAATTTAGACGTATTTGAGGGGTTAATTAGTAAGCTCTCTGATGTGTTGGGCACCATCCCTACAACTTTAGTCGGGCAGACCCATGCTGTAACCGATTCTGAGTATTATAAAGCCCGTATTGATGCAGTACATTTTGCTTTGGACAATGATGATGGTGCACGTACCCGTCATTATGACAAAGCAGATTTGATTTTAATTGGGGTCTCTCGTTCAGGTAAAACACCAACATCGATTTATTTATCTTTGCAGTTCGGTATTCGAGTGGCGAACTACCCTTTAACTGAAGAAGATTTAGACGACAACCGTTTACCCGCTGTATTAAAAGCGCATAAAAATAAATTATTCGGTTTAATGATCGATGCAGAACGTTTGGTTGCCATTCGTTCAGAACGTAAAGCCAATAGCCGTTATGCCAGCTTTAGCCAATGTCAGATGGAATTACGTGCAGTCGAGGGTATTTTTATTTCGGAAGGAATTAAATATTTAAATGTCTCTGAAATGTCGATTGAAGAAATTTCAACCCGCGTACTACAAATGGCGGGATTAAAACGTCGTATTGGTTAA
- the ygaH gene encoding L-valine transporter subunit YgaH codes for MSLEIILIGIIVGIANFASRFGPLYLIEKRNKSESRNSPVWLGIALGSIGIAAITSMLVVATLPPLIEMPNKVIAMSVGFIVLIALYYKFKNIVAATLIAALSYGLVYTYVPVTF; via the coding sequence ATGAGTTTAGAAATTATATTAATTGGAATTATTGTGGGTATCGCCAATTTTGCTTCACGTTTTGGCCCATTATATCTGATTGAAAAACGCAATAAATCTGAATCGCGAAACAGTCCGGTCTGGCTTGGTATTGCGCTCGGCTCTATTGGTATTGCTGCAATTACCTCAATGCTGGTGGTCGCCACCTTACCGCCTTTAATTGAGATGCCCAATAAAGTAATTGCCATGTCGGTTGGATTTATCGTCCTCATCGCACTGTATTATAAGTTTAAGAATATCGTTGCTGCGACTTTAATCGCAGCATTGTCTTATGGCTTGGTGTATACCTATGTGCCAGTGACATTTTAA
- a CDS encoding AzlC family ABC transporter permease — protein MSQHNSALSASFSQFLQGAKDSQVIIFTYLPVSFAFGVSATQFGFSPWEALFLSCTMYAGASQFLVVALLASGSSIWMAALTVIALDIRHVLYGPALYNLIQDRLNLKKTALWSWGMTDEVFASGMIQLSQRRQQWTESWMLGLSLFSWLSWSLGSLLGGLFANQITHLPLFMQAALDFLLPALFLSFLLAAFEKKHTLVVVVTFISAALACYWINLSAAIFLGILSGIAAGLFEYYVLKAKHKNREVA, from the coding sequence GTGTCTCAGCACAATAGCGCTTTAAGCGCTTCATTTTCTCAATTTCTGCAAGGTGCCAAAGACAGTCAGGTTATTATTTTCACCTACTTGCCTGTGTCCTTTGCGTTTGGTGTCTCTGCAACTCAATTCGGCTTTAGTCCTTGGGAAGCACTGTTTCTCTCTTGCACCATGTATGCTGGTGCCAGTCAATTCTTGGTGGTTGCCCTGCTGGCCAGTGGAAGTTCGATTTGGATGGCTGCACTCACGGTCATTGCCTTAGATATCCGACATGTTTTATATGGTCCGGCACTGTATAACTTGATTCAAGATCGGCTCAATCTAAAGAAAACTGCGCTTTGGTCATGGGGAATGACCGACGAAGTTTTTGCCAGTGGCATGATTCAACTTTCTCAACGTCGCCAACAATGGACTGAATCTTGGATGCTTGGCCTCAGCCTATTTAGTTGGCTGTCATGGAGTTTAGGCTCACTCTTGGGTGGATTGTTTGCCAATCAAATCACGCATCTACCATTATTTATGCAAGCTGCATTAGACTTTTTACTGCCCGCACTCTTTCTCAGCTTTTTATTAGCAGCCTTTGAGAAAAAACACACGCTGGTGGTGGTGGTCACCTTTATCAGTGCTGCCCTTGCCTGCTATTGGATTAATTTATCAGCTGCAATTTTCTTGGGTATTTTATCGGGTATTGCCGCGGGTTTATTTGAGTATTATGTGTTAAAAGCAAAACATAAAAATAGAGAAGTCGCATGA
- the ychF gene encoding redox-regulated ATPase YchF, with product MGFNCGIVGLPNVGKSTLFNALTKAAIAAENFPFCTIEPNTGVVPVPDARMDKLAAIVKPQRTIPTSMEFVDIAGLVAGASKGEGLGNQFLANIRETDAIAHVVRCFEDDNVIHVNNKIDPLDDIATINTELALSDMDTVSKAVLRLSKSAKSGDKDALTTKAVLEKILPLLNEGKPARAADLSDDERKAIRSFGLLTLKPIMYIANVAEDGFENNPHLEAVQKLAAEENAIVVPLCNQVESEISLLEDDERAEFLEAMGMEEPGLNIVIRAGYNLLGLQTYFTAGVQEVRAWTVKVGATAPQAAGVIHTDFEKGFIRAECVAYDDFIQYNGEAGAKEAGKWRLEGKTYIVQDGDVLHFRFNV from the coding sequence ATGGGTTTTAATTGTGGAATTGTGGGCTTGCCCAATGTCGGTAAATCTACCCTTTTCAATGCCTTAACTAAAGCAGCGATTGCTGCTGAGAACTTCCCGTTTTGTACGATTGAGCCCAATACTGGCGTTGTTCCTGTGCCAGATGCGCGTATGGACAAACTGGCAGCGATTGTAAAGCCACAACGTACTATTCCAACATCAATGGAATTCGTTGATATTGCAGGCTTAGTTGCAGGTGCTTCCAAAGGCGAAGGCTTAGGTAACCAATTTTTGGCCAACATTCGTGAAACCGATGCCATTGCACATGTGGTTCGTTGTTTTGAAGATGACAACGTTATTCACGTCAACAACAAAATTGACCCACTCGATGATATTGCAACCATCAACACTGAACTTGCGCTCTCTGATATGGATACCGTAAGCAAAGCGGTTCTTCGTTTAAGCAAAAGTGCAAAAAGCGGTGATAAAGATGCGCTTACAACCAAAGCAGTGCTTGAAAAAATCTTACCATTACTCAATGAAGGTAAGCCTGCACGTGCTGCAGATTTGTCTGACGATGAGCGTAAAGCGATCCGTAGCTTCGGTTTATTGACGCTTAAACCAATCATGTACATCGCCAACGTTGCTGAAGATGGTTTTGAAAATAATCCACATTTAGAAGCAGTGCAAAAACTGGCTGCTGAAGAAAACGCGATTGTTGTGCCTTTATGCAACCAGGTCGAATCAGAAATCTCTTTGCTTGAAGATGATGAGCGTGCTGAGTTTTTAGAAGCAATGGGCATGGAAGAACCAGGCCTAAACATCGTAATTCGTGCAGGTTATAACTTGCTTGGACTACAAACTTACTTTACTGCTGGTGTTCAAGAAGTTCGTGCTTGGACCGTTAAAGTTGGCGCAACCGCACCACAAGCAGCGGGTGTAATTCACACTGACTTTGAAAAAGGCTTTATTCGTGCTGAATGTGTGGCATACGATGACTTTATTCAATACAACGGTGAAGCGGGTGCAAAAGAAGCAGGTAAATGGCGTTTAGAAGGCAAAACTTATATCGTACAAGATGGCGATGTTCTACATTTCCGCTTTAACGTCTAA
- a CDS encoding methionine ABC transporter permease: MHDQLINLLITGSIDTLLMVGVSAAVALIFGLPMAVLLVCSAKNGIRPAKRLNQTLGSIVNISRSIPFLILMVALIPLTRLIVGTSYGVWAAVVPLSIAATPFFARIAELSLREVDQGLIEAAQAIGCNRQQIIWHVLLPEALPGIVAGFTVTIVTMINSSAIAGAIGAGGLGDIAYRYGYQRFDMQVMLAVIVVLVILVMLVQALGDQVALHLDKRKH, from the coding sequence ATGCACGACCAACTCATTAATTTACTGATCACAGGCAGTATAGACACCCTCTTGATGGTCGGTGTTTCCGCTGCTGTTGCTTTGATTTTTGGCTTGCCCATGGCGGTCCTTTTGGTCTGTAGCGCTAAGAATGGAATTCGCCCCGCCAAGCGTCTCAATCAAACACTTGGTTCCATTGTCAATATCAGTCGTTCTATTCCTTTTCTGATTTTAATGGTGGCGCTCATCCCCCTCACACGCTTAATCGTCGGCACCAGTTATGGTGTATGGGCGGCAGTGGTGCCGCTCAGTATTGCAGCCACCCCATTTTTTGCACGTATTGCAGAGCTCAGCCTCCGTGAAGTCGATCAAGGTTTAATCGAGGCAGCTCAAGCCATTGGCTGTAATCGCCAACAAATTATTTGGCATGTGCTGTTACCTGAGGCTTTACCGGGCATTGTGGCCGGATTTACCGTTACCATCGTCACCATGATTAACTCCTCTGCAATTGCGGGTGCCATTGGTGCAGGCGGTTTGGGCGATATCGCCTATCGCTATGGTTATCAACGCTTTGATATGCAAGTCATGTTGGCTGTAATCGTGGTTCTGGTTATTTTAGTGATGCTAGTACAAGCTCTTGGCGATCAAGTTGCACTGCATTTGGATAAACGCAAACACTAA
- a CDS encoding methionine ABC transporter ATP-binding protein → MVSFGTQSLFSTAHIQIRQLNKYYEINNQRIHALKEINLDIPQGRILGIIGKSGAGKSSLLRTLNGLEPIDTGSIHIEQQQIEVLNQQQLNRLRQKIGMIFQHFNLLSAKTVWENIALPLKIAGTDRSSINTQVEQMLALVGLSDKAQHYPAQLSGGQKQRVGIARALVNQPELLLCDEATSALDPESTASILALLKKINQQFGITIVLITHEMQVIREICDQVVVIDQGEIVESGQVWSVFSQPQQRITQELLNLDSATLDFHIYADKTQVTALNQPLTHSILKLKYAVSAAHCPDLSAILQAFDAPVHLYQSQVDQIQNHVVGCLLLAVANLALDFNTLRQRLDANSIQLEVLGYARPTH, encoded by the coding sequence ATGGTTAGCTTTGGTACTCAATCACTGTTTTCAACAGCGCATATTCAAATTCGACAACTGAATAAATACTATGAAATCAATAATCAACGCATTCATGCCCTGAAAGAAATCAATCTCGATATTCCACAAGGCCGTATTTTAGGCATCATTGGAAAAAGTGGTGCAGGAAAATCATCATTGTTGCGTACCCTCAATGGTCTTGAGCCGATTGACACTGGCAGTATTCACATTGAGCAACAGCAGATCGAGGTTTTAAACCAACAACAACTCAATCGACTCAGACAAAAAATTGGAATGATCTTTCAGCATTTTAATTTACTGTCTGCCAAAACTGTTTGGGAAAATATTGCCCTGCCTTTAAAAATTGCAGGAACTGATCGCTCAAGCATCAACACCCAAGTGGAGCAAATGTTAGCACTGGTGGGCTTAAGTGATAAAGCTCAGCACTATCCAGCGCAACTGTCTGGTGGGCAAAAACAACGTGTTGGCATTGCACGAGCACTGGTCAATCAACCTGAACTTTTACTGTGTGATGAAGCCACATCTGCACTTGATCCTGAAAGTACCGCCAGTATTTTGGCACTACTCAAAAAAATTAATCAGCAATTTGGCATCACCATCGTATTAATTACCCATGAAATGCAGGTGATTCGTGAGATTTGTGATCAGGTGGTGGTGATTGATCAAGGAGAAATCGTTGAATCAGGTCAAGTCTGGTCAGTATTTTCTCAACCACAGCAACGCATTACTCAAGAATTGCTGAATCTCGATAGCGCAACGTTAGATTTCCACATCTATGCCGATAAGACCCAAGTAACTGCCCTCAATCAGCCATTAACCCACAGTATTTTAAAATTAAAATATGCGGTGAGCGCAGCACATTGCCCTGATCTCAGTGCCATTTTGCAAGCCTTTGATGCCCCTGTGCATTTATATCAAAGCCAAGTCGATCAGATTCAAAATCATGTGGTGGGTTGCTTGTTACTGGCTGTCGCCAATCTAGCACTTGATTTTAATACTCTGCGACAACGACTTGATGCCAATTCTATTCAGCTTGAGGTGCTTGGCTATGCACGACCAACTCATTAA
- a CDS encoding MetQ/NlpA family ABC transporter substrate-binding protein, with translation MALTAGKKAIFSLAALAIVVVAAILYKTQFSKPSAALQPLVIGMSPSFAKTLQVAADEAKQQGLDVKLVEFSDWNTPNITLNHGDIDANFFQHQPFLDNTLRETGFKLKAFATGAASHVGLYSKKYHALADLPQAARVVVPNDPVNQGRALLLLQQAKLIQLKDANNSLSTLADIVQNPKDLQFIEVEGPQTARALDDADLAFGYPHYLRLAKTADPESALIFDDTTNNRYAILFVVRDDYQDTEGRLKKFVEIYQNSPKVKASLDQEFGAKLWFPGWK, from the coding sequence ATGGCGTTAACAGCTGGCAAAAAAGCCATCTTCAGTCTTGCCGCACTCGCAATCGTCGTCGTTGCGGCCATACTTTATAAAACACAGTTCAGCAAACCAAGTGCAGCGCTGCAACCCTTGGTGATTGGGATGAGCCCTTCCTTTGCCAAAACCTTACAAGTGGCTGCCGATGAAGCCAAACAACAAGGGCTGGATGTAAAACTGGTGGAGTTCTCCGACTGGAATACCCCCAATATCACCTTAAATCATGGGGATATTGATGCAAACTTCTTTCAACACCAACCTTTTTTAGACAATACCCTGCGTGAAACTGGCTTTAAACTTAAAGCCTTTGCGACGGGAGCTGCATCGCATGTCGGTTTGTATTCTAAAAAATATCATGCCTTGGCGGACTTACCACAAGCTGCCCGTGTCGTCGTACCCAATGATCCCGTCAATCAAGGACGCGCCTTACTACTGCTACAACAAGCGAAGTTAATTCAGCTTAAAGATGCCAACAATTCACTTTCAACACTTGCTGACATTGTACAAAACCCCAAAGACTTACAGTTCATCGAAGTTGAAGGCCCACAAACTGCACGTGCTCTTGATGATGCAGACTTGGCCTTTGGTTATCCACATTATTTACGTTTAGCCAAAACTGCCGATCCAGAGAGTGCCTTAATTTTTGATGACACAACCAATAACCGTTATGCCATTCTTTTTGTCGTACGCGATGATTATCAAGACACAGAGGGCCGTTTGAAAAAATTTGTCGAAATCTACCAAAACTCACCCAAAGTTAAAGCGTCTTTAGATCAAGAATTTGGCGCAAAACTCTGGTTTCCGGGCTGGAAATAA